In one window of Dyella thiooxydans DNA:
- a CDS encoding HD-GYP domain-containing protein: MAFELEERCIDVADVKLGMYVSRLDLPWEQTPFPLQGLEVRSLEDIDKLRELCRFVYVDARRQVIIDNVPLKILNRTELPEARFQARIGYRDEVDFAEELPRAREAMEQASTLVDRVFDDVMQGRELPVESVEQAVRPLVASVLRSADAFFWVEGLRRRDSYSYNHAIHCSVLAALFGRHMGFAEETIVSLAAGGLLMDVGKARVPAELLTHPGRPSAEEMEQIRQHVAHGLDILHASELRDADVIDIVRTHHERHDGQGYPAGLAGVEIPLAGRMLSIIDAYHSMISEHTYRPAVSRHQALRAIYAAKGTQFQAELVEQFQVCLGVYPTGSMVELTTGEVAVVLAQNQARRLTPRVVILSTPDKLALTTFQVMDLMNQPEGKPQVHIRRGLAPGEYGIDTADLFLQGGADRGVRGATAC, encoded by the coding sequence ATGGCGTTTGAACTGGAAGAACGCTGCATCGACGTCGCCGATGTCAAGCTCGGCATGTACGTCTCGCGGCTCGATCTGCCGTGGGAGCAGACCCCGTTCCCGTTGCAGGGGCTGGAGGTGCGTTCGCTGGAGGACATCGACAAGCTCCGCGAACTTTGCCGTTTCGTCTACGTCGATGCACGCCGGCAGGTGATTATCGACAACGTCCCGCTGAAGATCCTCAACCGCACCGAGCTGCCCGAGGCTCGCTTCCAGGCACGCATCGGCTATCGCGACGAGGTGGACTTCGCCGAGGAACTGCCGCGCGCCCGCGAGGCGATGGAGCAGGCGTCTACCCTGGTCGACCGGGTCTTCGACGACGTGATGCAGGGGCGCGAGCTGCCGGTGGAAAGCGTCGAGCAGGCCGTGCGCCCACTGGTCGCCAGCGTGCTGCGCAGCGCCGATGCGTTCTTCTGGGTCGAGGGCCTGCGCCGCCGCGACAGTTATTCCTACAACCACGCCATCCACTGCAGCGTGCTGGCCGCGCTGTTCGGCCGGCACATGGGCTTCGCCGAAGAGACCATCGTCAGCCTCGCCGCAGGCGGTCTGCTGATGGACGTGGGCAAGGCGCGGGTGCCGGCGGAGTTGCTGACGCACCCCGGCAGGCCGAGCGCGGAAGAGATGGAGCAGATCCGCCAGCACGTGGCCCACGGCCTGGATATCCTCCATGCATCTGAGCTGCGCGATGCCGACGTGATCGACATCGTCCGCACCCACCACGAGCGACACGACGGCCAGGGCTACCCGGCCGGGCTGGCCGGCGTGGAGATTCCGCTGGCCGGTCGCATGCTGTCGATCATCGACGCCTACCATTCGATGATCAGCGAGCACACCTACCGGCCGGCGGTGTCCCGCCACCAGGCCCTGCGCGCGATCTACGCGGCCAAGGGAACCCAGTTCCAGGCCGAGCTGGTCGAGCAGTTCCAGGTCTGCCTGGGCGTCTACCCCACCGGCTCGATGGTCGAGCTGACCACCGGCGAGGTCGCAGTGGTGCTGGCGCAGAACCAGGCGCGCCGGCTGACGCCGCGGGTGGTGATCCTGAGTACGCCGGACAAGCTGGCGCTGACCACCTTCCAGGTGATGGACCTGATGAACCAGCCCGAGGGCAAGCCGCAGGTCCACATCCGCCGGGGCCTGGCGCCGGGCGAGTACGGCATCGATACCGCCGACCTCTTCCTGCAGGGAGGCGCCGACCGGGGCGTGCGGGGAGCCACTGCTTGCTGA
- a CDS encoding aminoglycoside phosphotransferase family protein — protein sequence MTSTERANERLAWLRRTLGDDRLTLESASSDASFRSYWRTRHDGRSWIVMDSPPALEDPAPWLAIGRRLADAGLHVPAVHEADLAQGFLLIEDLGTRTYLPELNEGSVEQLYGAALDALLRIQTRMGTTDLAHYDRAFLARELAILPEWFLGRHLGVTPDDDELETLEEAFGVLLDSALAQPTVFVHRDFHSRNLLVIDDDTPLASPGIIDFQGALAGPIAYDLASLLRDCYIAWPRERVEAWVEAYRERLHGAGLIDDEVDTATFLRWFDLIGLQRHLKVLGIFCRLAYRDGKRGYLADLPRVSDYVIDIAGSYPELQPMADLLARHVGDRDLTTHPVPA from the coding sequence ATGACCTCCACCGAACGCGCCAACGAACGCCTCGCCTGGCTGCGCCGCACGCTCGGCGACGACCGCCTCACGCTGGAGAGCGCATCGTCCGACGCCAGCTTCCGCAGCTACTGGCGTACCCGCCACGACGGCCGCAGCTGGATCGTGATGGATTCGCCACCGGCCCTGGAGGATCCGGCGCCGTGGCTGGCGATCGGACGCCGCCTTGCCGACGCCGGCCTGCATGTGCCCGCGGTGCATGAAGCCGACCTCGCGCAGGGCTTCCTGCTGATCGAGGATCTCGGCACCCGTACCTACCTGCCGGAATTGAACGAAGGCTCGGTCGAACAGCTCTACGGTGCCGCGCTCGACGCGCTGCTGCGCATCCAGACCCGCATGGGTACCACGGACCTGGCCCACTACGACCGTGCGTTCCTGGCCCGCGAGCTGGCGATCCTGCCGGAATGGTTTCTCGGCCGGCACCTGGGCGTGACGCCCGACGACGATGAGCTGGAAACGCTGGAGGAAGCCTTCGGCGTGCTGCTGGACAGCGCGCTGGCGCAGCCGACCGTGTTCGTGCACCGCGACTTCCACAGCCGCAACCTGCTGGTGATCGACGACGACACGCCGCTGGCCAGCCCCGGCATCATCGATTTCCAGGGCGCGTTGGCCGGCCCGATCGCCTACGACCTCGCCTCGCTGCTGCGCGACTGCTACATCGCCTGGCCGCGCGAGCGCGTCGAGGCCTGGGTCGAGGCCTATCGCGAGCGCCTGCACGGCGCCGGGCTGATCGACGACGAGGTCGATACCGCCACCTTCCTGCGCTGGTTCGACCTGATCGGCCTGCAGCGTCACCTGAAGGTGCTGGGCATCTTCTGCCGGCTCGCCTACCGCGACGGCAAGCGCGGCTACCTGGCCGACCTGCCCCGCGTATCCGACTACGTGATCGACATCGCCGGCAGCTACCCCGAACTGCAGCCGATGGCCGACCTGCTGGCGCGACACGTCGGCGATCGCGACCTCACCACCCATCCGGTACCCGCATGA
- the murU gene encoding N-acetylmuramate alpha-1-phosphate uridylyltransferase MurU codes for MRHALIFAAGLGERMRPLTDRTPKPLLAVGGKPLIVWHLEKLAALGVHYVVINTSHLADQFPEALGDGARWGLRIRYAYEGATPLETGGGMLNALPLLGPEPFLAINGDIWADLDLARLPAEPRGVAHLVMVDNPPHHPGGDFHLDADGHLHARGEPRLTFAGVGVYRREVLDGWQEHASTTLPGQPPRFPLAPLLRTAMARAAVDGMHHRGHWTDVGTPERLAELERALFPGSR; via the coding sequence ATGAGGCATGCGCTGATCTTCGCCGCGGGCCTGGGCGAACGCATGCGCCCGCTCACCGACCGCACCCCCAAACCCCTGCTCGCGGTCGGCGGCAAGCCGCTGATCGTATGGCACCTGGAAAAGCTGGCGGCGCTCGGCGTGCACTATGTGGTGATCAACACCTCGCACCTGGCCGACCAGTTTCCCGAGGCGCTCGGTGACGGCGCGCGCTGGGGCCTGCGCATCCGCTACGCGTACGAGGGAGCGACGCCGCTGGAGACCGGCGGCGGCATGCTCAACGCACTGCCGCTGCTGGGGCCGGAACCGTTCCTGGCGATCAACGGCGACATCTGGGCCGACCTCGATCTCGCCCGCCTGCCCGCCGAGCCGCGCGGCGTGGCGCACCTGGTGATGGTGGACAACCCGCCCCACCATCCGGGGGGCGACTTTCACCTGGACGCCGACGGACACCTGCATGCCCGGGGCGAACCGCGCCTCACCTTTGCCGGCGTGGGGGTCTATCGCCGGGAGGTGCTCGATGGCTGGCAGGAGCATGCATCGACGACCCTGCCCGGCCAGCCGCCGCGCTTCCCGCTCGCGCCCCTGCTGCGCACCGCGATGGCCCGCGCCGCAGTGGACGGCATGCATCATCGCGGGCACTGGACCGACGTAGGCACGCCCGAGCGTCTGGCCGAGCTCGAGCGGGCCTTGTTCCCAGGCAGCCGCTAG
- the motB gene encoding flagellar motor protein MotB, which yields MSEDQGEPVIVVRKIKRISGGHHGGAWKVAYADFVTAMMAFFLVMWLLGQGTKQQKAAIAEYFNNPSMQQGQATVAPPGQVGAGGASDSMIKLGGAMDIPKGPGNERRYAKPQTSKEDLEKLAKAQEKARLEDLMQQLNAAIQKSQALAPFKDQLLLDITSEGLRIQIVDKQNRPMFDLGSARLKDYTVDILHELASFINKVPNPISISGHTDDAPYSNGRDYSNWELSADRANAARRALIEGGLQNGKIARVVGLADSVPFDKNDPGAAINRRISIIVMTHEAAEAAKSPEGADSAPAAAASAQPTADAAPAIAASLAASPVAPAMTVTAPSTPTVVESRSAANESAASAAPVGLATPAAQGLPPMPAAVRAVQDAGMSATVRPGREGAMPAAVRAIQAAGYPAAATTTRLP from the coding sequence ATGAGCGAGGACCAGGGCGAACCGGTCATCGTCGTCCGCAAGATCAAGCGGATCAGCGGCGGACACCACGGTGGGGCCTGGAAAGTCGCCTATGCCGACTTCGTGACGGCGATGATGGCGTTCTTTCTGGTCATGTGGCTGCTCGGCCAGGGCACCAAGCAGCAGAAGGCGGCGATCGCCGAATACTTCAACAACCCGAGCATGCAGCAGGGCCAGGCCACGGTCGCACCACCGGGGCAGGTGGGCGCCGGCGGCGCCAGCGACAGCATGATCAAGCTCGGCGGTGCGATGGACATTCCGAAGGGCCCGGGCAACGAGCGCCGGTATGCCAAGCCGCAGACCTCCAAGGAGGACCTGGAGAAGCTCGCCAAGGCGCAGGAAAAGGCGCGCCTGGAAGACCTGATGCAGCAGCTCAATGCGGCCATCCAGAAGAGCCAGGCGCTGGCGCCGTTCAAGGACCAGTTGCTGCTGGACATCACTTCCGAAGGTCTGCGCATCCAGATCGTGGACAAGCAGAACCGCCCGATGTTCGATCTCGGCAGCGCGCGACTGAAGGACTACACCGTCGACATCCTTCACGAGCTGGCCAGTTTCATCAACAAGGTGCCGAACCCGATCAGCATCTCCGGCCACACCGACGACGCGCCGTATTCGAACGGCCGCGACTACAGCAACTGGGAGCTTTCCGCCGATCGCGCCAATGCCGCGCGACGGGCACTGATCGAGGGTGGCCTGCAGAACGGCAAGATCGCCCGTGTGGTCGGCCTGGCCGATTCGGTGCCGTTCGACAAGAACGATCCCGGCGCGGCGATCAATCGGCGCATCAGCATCATCGTGATGACGCACGAGGCGGCCGAGGCAGCCAAGTCCCCGGAAGGGGCCGACAGCGCGCCGGCAGCGGCCGCTTCGGCCCAGCCGACGGCGGATGCCGCCCCGGCCATCGCCGCTTCGCTTGCCGCCTCGCCGGTGGCGCCGGCGATGACGGTGACCGCGCCGTCGACGCCGACGGTGGTCGAGTCGCGCTCTGCCGCCAACGAGTCGGCCGCAAGCGCGGCACCAGTTGGCCTGGCGACGCCTGCTGCCCAGGGCCTGCCGCCGATGCCGGCCGCGGTGCGGGCCGTGCAGGACGCAGGCATGTCCGCGACGGTCCGACCCGGCCGGGAGGGCGCGATGCCTGCGGCGGTGCGGGCGATCCAGGCCGCCGGCTACCCGGCGGCGGCAACGACGACGCGATTGCCCTAG
- the motA gene encoding flagellar motor stator protein MotA — protein MLVVVGALVVIIAVVGGFVLSHGHLAALWQPYELLIIGGGALGAFLSANPSKIVKASIQDAIGLIKGPKYKKQDYVDLLSLLYDIFSVARKEGLLALESHIENPEESPIFTKYPRLIREHHLVDFITDCLRLMVSGSMNAHELEPLLDYELETHHHEAEAPAHAVAKMADAMPGFGIVAAVLGIVITMGSLNGGDTSAIGEHIAAALVGTFLGILLAYGFIGPLAQAMESKVKEDSKAFECVKVALIANLRGYNPKVAVEFARKSLSSQSRPSFQDLELHLKGAAA, from the coding sequence ATGCTTGTCGTCGTCGGTGCCCTGGTCGTGATTATCGCCGTGGTGGGCGGTTTCGTGCTGTCCCACGGACATCTCGCCGCGCTGTGGCAACCCTACGAGCTGTTGATCATCGGTGGCGGGGCGCTGGGCGCGTTCCTCAGCGCCAATCCGTCGAAGATCGTCAAGGCATCGATCCAGGATGCCATCGGCCTTATCAAGGGACCCAAATACAAGAAGCAGGACTACGTGGACCTGCTCTCGCTGCTCTACGACATCTTCAGCGTGGCGCGGAAGGAAGGCCTGCTGGCACTCGAGTCGCACATCGAGAACCCGGAAGAGAGTCCGATCTTCACCAAGTATCCGCGGTTGATCCGCGAGCACCATCTCGTCGATTTCATCACCGATTGCCTGCGCCTGATGGTCAGCGGCAGCATGAACGCGCACGAACTCGAGCCGCTGCTCGACTACGAGCTGGAAACCCACCATCACGAAGCCGAGGCCCCGGCGCACGCGGTGGCCAAGATGGCCGACGCGATGCCCGGCTTCGGCATCGTGGCGGCAGTGCTCGGCATCGTGATCACGATGGGCTCGCTCAACGGTGGCGACACCTCCGCCATCGGCGAGCACATCGCCGCCGCGCTGGTCGGCACCTTCCTCGGCATCCTGCTGGCCTACGGCTTCATCGGTCCGCTGGCGCAGGCGATGGAGTCGAAGGTGAAGGAGGACAGCAAGGCGTTCGAGTGCGTGAAGGTGGCGCTGATCGCCAACTTGCGCGGCTACAACCCCAAGGTGGCGGTGGAGTTCGCGCGCAAGTCGCTGTCGTCGCAGTCCCGCCCGAGCTTCCAGGATCTCGAGCTGCACCTCAAGGGCGCTGCGGCATGA
- the secF gene encoding protein translocase subunit SecF: MEIFNHNANVNFLGIRKYTIGLAVLLMIASVGLIFTKGLNYALDFTGGISVEVSYPQPTDVGQVRAALQKHGFESPLVQSLGGSRQMSIRLQAKEDTADAAADKTGATSSAAADKVANDVLAALKAETPGVTMTSHSFVTSAVGDEVKSDGSVAAIFVIIGIGLYLWMRFERRFAIAALVTEVHDVLVTLGVIALVQREFDLTVLASVLAVIGYSINDKVVVFDRIRELFRSARKAEPEEILNRSINTTLSRTIITSLFTGITMAALYFIGGPAVEGFAVTMLIGIVVGTLSSIFVASPILLWLGVSKKDLMPVTKENPELARRP; this comes from the coding sequence ATGGAAATCTTCAATCACAACGCCAACGTCAACTTCCTCGGCATCCGCAAGTACACGATCGGTCTGGCCGTGCTGCTGATGATCGCGTCGGTCGGGCTGATCTTCACCAAGGGCCTGAACTACGCGCTGGACTTCACCGGCGGTATCTCGGTGGAAGTGAGCTATCCGCAGCCGACCGACGTAGGCCAGGTGCGCGCGGCGCTGCAGAAGCACGGCTTCGAGAGCCCGCTGGTGCAGAGCCTGGGTGGTTCGCGGCAGATGTCGATCCGCCTGCAGGCCAAGGAGGACACCGCCGACGCCGCCGCGGACAAGACCGGCGCGACCAGCTCCGCCGCCGCCGACAAGGTGGCCAACGACGTGCTCGCTGCGCTGAAGGCCGAGACACCCGGCGTGACCATGACCAGCCACAGCTTCGTCACCTCCGCCGTGGGCGACGAGGTGAAGAGCGACGGTTCGGTGGCGGCGATCTTCGTGATCATCGGTATCGGCCTGTACCTGTGGATGCGATTCGAGCGGCGCTTCGCGATCGCCGCGCTGGTCACCGAGGTGCATGACGTGCTGGTCACCCTGGGCGTGATCGCCCTGGTGCAGCGCGAGTTCGACCTGACGGTGCTGGCCTCGGTGCTGGCGGTGATCGGCTACTCGATCAACGACAAGGTGGTGGTGTTCGACCGTATCCGCGAGCTGTTCCGCTCCGCGCGCAAGGCCGAGCCGGAGGAGATCCTCAACCGCTCGATCAACACCACGTTGTCGCGAACCATCATCACTTCGCTTTTCACTGGCATCACCATGGCCGCGCTGTACTTCATCGGCGGCCCGGCGGTGGAGGGTTTCGCGGTGACGATGCTGATCGGCATCGTGGTCGGCACGCTGTCCTCGATCTTCGTCGCCAGCCCGATCCTGCTGTGGCTGGGCGTGTCGAAGAAGGACCTGATGCCGGTCACCAAGGAGAACCCGGAGCTGGCCCGCCGTCCCTGA
- the secD gene encoding protein translocase subunit SecD, translating into MSDFPRWKYALVALALVFGIIYALPNAFPPVPAVQVQANHGAPLDASVQQKVADALAAQKIAYTGLAIDGDHLVANFSNADVQAKASDVIKAALGDNNNYTVALNLAPTVPAWLRAIHAKSMPLGLDLQGGVHFLMAVDQNSVIDQQEERYADDIRSLLRQKNIRYESVTRAKGRGNGINIALRSDADRNAAASDIASEYPDLNVNNGDSSGDRFMLNAAVKPQKLQEIALGAIKQNVSTLRNRVNALGVSEPVIQQQGENQIVVELAGMQNPAEAKKVIGAVATLEYHPGIGYPGDPQAVDAAKTGNVPPNARLYYMRGTHQPVLVAKQLIVSGDQLANATSGTDPQSGTPTVNVTLTAAGAKRMLDFTTNNVGKPMAVVYVETTYDTKTVDGKEVRTPRVTEEVISDARIDGVFGKNFQTTGLGSPKEASELALLLKGGSLAAPVDIVSESALSPSLGQDNINKGFKAVMLGLALVLLAAAIYYKLFGLVADIALFFNLVILVAVMSLIGVTLTMPGIAGIVLTLGMAIDANVLICERIREELRNGSTPHASIRAGYEKAWATILDANVTHLIAALALTTMGSGPIRGFGVTLLIGILTSMFTSVTVTHAITALIHGNRKLKTLSV; encoded by the coding sequence ATGAGTGATTTCCCCCGCTGGAAATACGCGCTGGTCGCGCTGGCTTTGGTGTTCGGCATCATCTACGCGCTGCCCAACGCCTTCCCGCCGGTGCCGGCGGTGCAGGTGCAGGCGAACCACGGCGCGCCGCTGGATGCCAGCGTGCAGCAGAAGGTGGCCGACGCCCTGGCCGCGCAGAAGATCGCCTACACCGGACTGGCGATCGACGGCGATCACCTGGTGGCCAACTTCTCGAACGCGGACGTGCAGGCCAAGGCCTCCGACGTGATCAAGGCCGCGCTCGGCGACAACAACAACTACACCGTCGCGCTGAACCTGGCGCCGACCGTGCCGGCCTGGCTGCGCGCGATCCACGCCAAGTCGATGCCGCTGGGCCTGGATCTGCAGGGTGGCGTGCACTTCCTGATGGCGGTCGACCAGAACAGCGTGATCGACCAGCAGGAGGAGCGCTACGCGGATGACATCCGCAGTCTGCTGCGGCAGAAGAACATCCGCTACGAGTCGGTGACGCGCGCCAAGGGGCGCGGCAACGGCATCAACATCGCGCTGCGCTCGGATGCCGACCGCAACGCGGCGGCCAGCGACATCGCCAGCGAGTATCCCGACCTCAACGTCAACAACGGCGACAGCAGTGGCGACCGCTTCATGCTCAACGCCGCGGTCAAGCCGCAGAAGCTGCAGGAGATCGCGCTGGGGGCGATCAAGCAGAACGTCAGCACGTTGCGCAACCGCGTCAACGCGCTGGGTGTGTCCGAGCCGGTGATCCAGCAGCAGGGCGAGAACCAGATCGTGGTCGAGCTGGCCGGCATGCAGAACCCGGCCGAGGCGAAGAAGGTGATCGGCGCGGTGGCCACGCTGGAATACCACCCCGGCATCGGTTATCCGGGGGATCCGCAGGCCGTGGATGCCGCGAAGACCGGCAACGTGCCGCCGAATGCGCGCCTGTACTACATGCGCGGTACGCACCAGCCGGTGCTGGTGGCCAAGCAGCTCATCGTCAGCGGCGACCAGCTGGCCAATGCCACCTCCGGCACCGACCCGCAGAGCGGCACGCCGACGGTGAATGTCACGCTGACCGCGGCCGGCGCCAAGCGGATGCTGGACTTCACCACCAACAACGTCGGCAAGCCGATGGCGGTGGTCTACGTGGAGACCACGTACGACACCAAGACCGTCGACGGCAAGGAAGTGCGTACGCCGCGCGTTACCGAGGAAGTGATCAGCGACGCGCGCATCGACGGCGTGTTCGGCAAGAACTTCCAGACCACCGGCCTGGGCAGCCCGAAGGAAGCCTCCGAGCTGGCGCTGCTGCTCAAGGGCGGCTCGCTGGCCGCGCCGGTGGACATCGTGTCGGAGTCGGCACTGAGCCCGAGTCTGGGCCAGGACAACATCAACAAGGGCTTCAAGGCGGTGATGCTGGGCCTGGCGCTGGTGCTGCTGGCCGCGGCGATCTACTACAAGCTGTTCGGCCTGGTGGCGGACATCGCGCTGTTCTTCAACCTGGTGATCCTGGTCGCGGTGATGTCGCTTATCGGCGTGACCCTGACCATGCCGGGCATCGCCGGTATCGTGCTGACCCTCGGCATGGCAATCGACGCCAACGTGCTGATCTGCGAGCGCATACGCGAAGAGCTGCGCAACGGCTCGACGCCGCACGCCTCGATCCGCGCTGGCTACGAGAAGGCCTGGGCAACGATTCTCGATGCCAACGTCACCCACCTGATCGCCGCGCTGGCACTGACCACGATGGGCTCGGGTCCGATCCGCGGCTTCGGCGTCACGCTGCTGATCGGCATCCTGACCTCGATGTTCACCTCGGTCACGGTGACCCATGCCATCACCGCGCTGATCCACGGCAACCGCAAGCTCAAGACGCTGTCGGTGTAG
- the yajC gene encoding preprotein translocase subunit YajC: MSFAMTSVIAQAAPAAGQAANPLLTFLPLIVLFGVMYFLMIRPQMKRQKEHRQMVSALAKGDEVVTNGGIAGRVEEVGEAFLTVEIAPNVKVRVQKGSISQVLPKGSLKAS, from the coding sequence ATGAGTTTTGCCATGACCTCCGTGATCGCCCAGGCCGCACCGGCCGCCGGCCAGGCCGCGAACCCGCTGCTGACCTTCCTGCCGCTGATCGTCCTGTTCGGCGTGATGTACTTCCTGATGATCCGCCCGCAGATGAAGCGCCAGAAGGAGCACCGCCAGATGGTCTCGGCGCTGGCCAAGGGCGACGAAGTGGTCACCAACGGCGGCATCGCCGGCCGGGTGGAAGAGGTGGGCGAGGCCTTCCTCACCGTCGAGATCGCGCCCAACGTCAAGGTGCGCGTGCAGAAGGGCTCGATCTCCCAGGTGCTGCCCAAGGGCTCGCTGAAGGCCTCCTGA
- the tgt gene encoding tRNA guanosine(34) transglycosylase Tgt: protein MTSLTFDLKATDGAARRGQLTFARGTVQTPAFMPVGTYGSVKAMTPRDIVDVGAEIILGNTFHLFLRPGLEIVEKFGGLHKFIGWNKPILTDSGGFQVFSLAHKRKLAEEGVTFASPVDGSKVFLSPEVSMKIQTVLDSDIAMIFDECTPYPATEKVASDSMELSLRWAERSRRAFDELKNPNNLFGIVQGSVYEPLRRRSAEGLVNIGFDGYAVGGLAVGEPEAERNHTLDFTVSLLPADKPRYLMGVGRPEDIVEAVRRGIDMFDCVMPTRNARNGFLFVPEGTLRIRNARFADDTRVIEEGCDCYACANGFSRAYLRHLDRCNEILASQLATMHNLRHYQRLMAGLRGAIEAGTLDDFTARFYALRQGAKA, encoded by the coding sequence ATGACTTCCCTGACTTTCGATCTCAAGGCCACCGACGGCGCGGCCCGTCGCGGGCAGCTGACCTTCGCGCGCGGCACGGTGCAGACCCCGGCGTTCATGCCGGTGGGTACCTATGGTTCGGTCAAGGCGATGACCCCGCGGGACATCGTCGACGTGGGTGCCGAGATCATCCTCGGCAACACCTTCCACCTGTTCCTGCGCCCCGGGCTGGAGATCGTCGAGAAGTTCGGCGGGCTGCACAAGTTCATCGGCTGGAACAAGCCGATTCTCACCGATTCGGGCGGTTTCCAGGTGTTCTCGCTGGCGCACAAGCGCAAGCTGGCCGAGGAGGGCGTGACCTTCGCCTCGCCGGTGGACGGCTCCAAGGTGTTCCTGTCGCCGGAAGTCTCGATGAAGATCCAGACCGTGCTGGACTCGGACATCGCAATGATCTTCGACGAGTGCACGCCTTACCCGGCCACCGAGAAAGTGGCCAGCGACTCGATGGAGCTGAGCCTGCGCTGGGCCGAGCGCTCGCGCCGTGCCTTCGACGAGTTGAAGAATCCCAACAATCTGTTCGGCATCGTGCAGGGCAGCGTGTACGAACCGCTGCGGCGGCGTTCGGCCGAGGGGCTGGTGAACATCGGCTTCGACGGCTACGCGGTCGGTGGCCTGGCGGTCGGCGAGCCGGAGGCCGAACGCAACCACACGCTGGATTTCACCGTCTCGCTGCTGCCGGCGGACAAGCCGCGCTACCTGATGGGCGTGGGCCGGCCGGAGGACATCGTCGAGGCGGTACGCCGCGGTATCGACATGTTCGACTGCGTGATGCCCACCCGCAACGCCCGCAATGGCTTCCTGTTCGTGCCCGAGGGCACGCTGCGCATCCGCAATGCCAGGTTCGCCGACGACACCCGGGTGATCGAGGAAGGCTGCGACTGCTACGCCTGCGCCAACGGCTTCAGCCGCGCCTACCTGCGCCACCTGGATCGCTGCAACGAGATCCTCGCCAGCCAGCTGGCCACGATGCACAACCTGCGGCACTACCAGCGGCTGATGGCCGGGCTGCGCGGGGCGATCGAGGCCGGCACGCTGGACGATTTCACCGCCCGCTTCTACGCGCTGCGCCAGGGCGCGAAGGCCTGA
- the tesB gene encoding acyl-CoA thioesterase II: MREEHVRELVDLLELERLEDNLFRGQSRDIGTRFVFGGQVLGQALSAAQRTVDPRREAHSLHAYFLRAGDIEAPIVYSVERTRDGGTFSSRRVVAIQHGQPILNGSISFQEPEKGFEHQTSMPEVPSPEDVEPMRHLSPEELAKLPVKLQRWLGIDGPFEFRQVWPRDDLHPVKRPPIQHIWFRLTAPISDAAILHRALLAYASDFHLIGTATLPHGISYMTHNVQMASLDHALWFHRPFRVDEWLLYSFDSPTAQGARGLARGQIFSRDGRLIASTAQEGLIRLREG, translated from the coding sequence ATGCGCGAGGAACACGTCCGGGAACTGGTCGACCTGCTCGAACTGGAACGGCTCGAAGACAATCTGTTCCGCGGCCAGAGCCGGGACATCGGCACCCGCTTCGTGTTCGGCGGCCAGGTGCTGGGCCAGGCGCTGTCCGCCGCCCAGCGCACGGTGGATCCGCGTCGCGAGGCGCACTCGCTGCATGCCTATTTCCTGCGCGCCGGCGACATCGAGGCGCCGATCGTCTACAGCGTCGAGCGCACCCGCGACGGCGGCACGTTCTCCTCGCGCCGGGTGGTGGCGATCCAGCACGGCCAGCCGATCCTGAACGGCTCGATCTCGTTCCAGGAGCCGGAAAAGGGCTTCGAGCACCAGACGTCGATGCCCGAGGTGCCGTCCCCCGAGGACGTGGAGCCGATGCGTCATCTGTCGCCGGAGGAACTGGCCAAGCTGCCGGTGAAGCTGCAGCGCTGGCTGGGCATCGACGGCCCGTTCGAGTTCCGCCAGGTGTGGCCGCGCGACGACCTGCACCCTGTCAAGCGCCCGCCGATCCAGCACATCTGGTTCCGCCTGACCGCGCCGATCAGCGACGCGGCGATCCTGCATCGCGCCCTGCTCGCCTACGCCTCGGATTTCCACCTGATCGGCACGGCCACCCTGCCGCACGGCATCTCCTACATGACCCACAACGTGCAGATGGCCAGCCTCGACCATGCTCTGTGGTTCCACCGCCCGTTCCGTGTGGACGAGTGGCTGCTGTACTCGTTCGACAGCCCCACGGCGCAGGGCGCGCGCGGACTGGCCCGCGGCCAGATCTTCAGCCGCGACGGCCGCCTTATCGCCTCCACCGCGCAGGAAGGCCTGATCCGCCTGCGCGAAGGCTGA
- a CDS encoding putative signal transducing protein, translating to MRQLFTSPHQANIDRLVALLREQGIECSVQNVSRWNKRAHQRFSYQQQREGREQWPQVWVTHADDYTRARELLKEIGLEPVIRHGDVLAEARNPSPVAQRRDTVTRVRRIVLLAVAGAFLLVMLRYMGLI from the coding sequence ATGCGCCAGCTCTTCACCTCGCCCCACCAGGCCAACATCGACCGCCTCGTCGCCCTGCTCAGGGAACAGGGCATCGAATGCTCGGTACAGAACGTCTCGCGCTGGAACAAGCGCGCCCACCAGCGCTTCAGCTACCAGCAGCAGCGCGAGGGCCGCGAACAGTGGCCACAGGTGTGGGTGACCCATGCCGACGACTACACCCGTGCGCGCGAACTGCTGAAGGAGATCGGCCTGGAGCCGGTGATCCGCCATGGCGACGTGCTGGCCGAGGCGCGCAACCCCTCGCCGGTGGCCCAGCGCCGCGACACGGTGACCCGGGTGCGCCGGATCGTGCTGCTGGCGGTAGCCGGCGCCTTCCTGCTGGTGATGCTGCGTTACATGGGGCTGATCTGA